A region of Methyloversatilis discipulorum DNA encodes the following proteins:
- the peaD gene encoding quinohemoprotein amine dehydrogenase subunit beta, translating into MKIKTTAAALAASSGVALFGALPTAALAAKDYLVTAARPNLVFVMDAKERKVVKTHTIPNTSMGNSPITLVHSRDGKTAYVIHNRWETVSGIDLDSGKEVFRAELSGGDIRGKSPFPMDLSPDGKELAVYVNPTQLLPGEYKVLDPYIAIYRTDAGTDAEPVRKLKVPRRVSTLAWSAKGDTLYAFSWDMLKLDPQTGAVKGKHPWRSWKNGEQGEPDTLAIWPQWEQTNVFATPYYVAYANKPEGDPSALRAGIWTLDLEKDTVKFKEFENAGVVLFSSVVNPVRRDETYTVYTQLTKVNTKTGKMDRVDLDHTYYNVNVSSDGKELYIGGTQGDIAVYDSATLKRIGNIRTPGGGDQVLTSLRIFQR; encoded by the coding sequence ATGAAGATCAAGACCACGGCGGCCGCACTGGCCGCCAGCTCCGGCGTCGCCCTGTTCGGCGCCCTCCCGACCGCCGCCCTCGCGGCCAAGGACTATCTGGTGACCGCCGCACGCCCCAACCTCGTGTTCGTGATGGACGCGAAGGAACGCAAGGTGGTGAAGACGCACACCATCCCGAACACCTCGATGGGCAACAGCCCGATCACGCTGGTGCATTCGCGTGACGGCAAGACCGCCTACGTCATCCACAACCGCTGGGAAACCGTGTCCGGCATCGACCTGGACAGCGGCAAGGAGGTGTTCCGCGCCGAACTGTCCGGCGGCGACATCCGTGGCAAATCGCCCTTCCCGATGGACCTGAGCCCGGACGGCAAGGAACTGGCCGTCTATGTGAACCCGACCCAGCTGCTGCCGGGCGAGTACAAGGTACTCGATCCCTACATCGCGATTTACCGCACCGACGCCGGCACCGACGCCGAGCCGGTACGCAAGCTCAAGGTGCCGCGCCGGGTGTCGACGCTGGCCTGGTCGGCCAAGGGCGACACGCTGTACGCCTTCAGCTGGGACATGCTCAAGCTCGACCCGCAGACGGGTGCAGTCAAGGGCAAGCACCCGTGGCGCAGCTGGAAGAACGGCGAACAGGGCGAGCCGGACACGCTGGCGATCTGGCCGCAGTGGGAACAGACCAATGTGTTCGCCACGCCTTACTACGTCGCTTACGCGAACAAGCCGGAAGGCGATCCGTCTGCTCTGCGCGCCGGCATCTGGACGCTGGACCTCGAAAAGGACACGGTGAAGTTCAAGGAATTCGAGAACGCCGGCGTCGTGCTGTTCTCCAGCGTGGTGAACCCGGTGCGCCGCGACGAAACCTATACCGTCTATACCCAGCTCACGAAGGTGAACACGAAGACCGGCAAGATGGACCGCGTCGATCTCGACCACACCTACTACAACGTGAATGTGTCGAGCGACGGCAAGGAGCTGTACATCGGCGGCACCCAGGGCGACATCGCGGTGTATGACAGCGCCACCTTGAAGCGCATCGGCAACATCCGCACGCCGGGCGGTGGCGATCAGGTGCTCACCTCGCTGCGCATCTTCCAGCGCTGA
- the qhpC gene encoding quinohemoprotein amine dehydrogenase subunit gamma produces MNRLKPLNRKAHQIEAAPNDEAVEKVVAMTAAVAGCATTFDPGWELDPFLGVAGLCQPMEADLYGCSDPCWWPAQVPDTLHNYPDWNTGKDDAARDWKALQSVFPK; encoded by the coding sequence ATGAACCGCTTGAAACCGCTGAACCGCAAGGCCCACCAGATCGAAGCCGCCCCGAACGACGAGGCGGTCGAGAAGGTGGTTGCGATGACCGCCGCCGTCGCCGGCTGCGCCACCACCTTCGATCCGGGCTGGGAACTGGATCCCTTCCTCGGCGTGGCCGGCCTGTGTCAGCCGATGGAAGCCGACCTGTACGGCTGTTCCGACCCTTGCTGGTGGCCGGCCCAGGTGCCGGACACGCTGCACAACTACCCGGACTGGAACACCGGCAAGGACGACGCTGCACGCGACTGGAAGGCGCTGCAGAGCGTGTTCCCGAAGTAA
- the peaB gene encoding quinohemoprotein amine dehydrogenase maturation protein, with protein sequence MSEANLLYVDTHAFHDVDVKGRRVLLHVPSTGIFDLDGVTTEVLDFVRPKATVSFEELLQRFSGSGSPTLIADAIEDLKSLGVLRGDPAVADRGAGISVTEFPLSTIVLNVNTGCNLSCTYCYKEDLTTPSKGEKLDFDKAKKSIELLLKEGAKRDRVNVVFFGGEPLSNMRLIKAVTAYAEERCREEGKQVDFSLTTNATLLTEEIADWFNEHAFGISISMDGPQAVHDLRRKTIGGKGTYEVVAKKARMLLSRYTSRAVGARVTLTAGYSDVAAIHHHLKDDIGFAEVGFAPVTSNPITTFNLVGDELRAVFDAMKTLGREYVEAAVEGRNIGFSNMHQMLSDLYEGRRKALPCGAGIGLLAVDHKGELNLCHRFTGSELPTFGNVDTGIAKAELGAFLEGALDRSERGCSTCRIRNLCSGGCYHESYANFSDPHSPVYHYCELLREWVDFGIEAYLEILEKNPAFLHKHVANRSSEL encoded by the coding sequence ATGTCCGAAGCCAACCTGCTTTACGTCGATACGCACGCCTTCCACGACGTGGATGTGAAGGGCCGGCGCGTGCTGCTGCACGTGCCGAGCACCGGCATCTTCGATCTCGACGGCGTGACCACCGAGGTGCTCGATTTCGTGCGGCCGAAGGCGACCGTCAGTTTCGAGGAGCTGCTGCAGCGCTTCTCGGGCAGCGGCTCGCCGACGCTGATCGCCGACGCGATCGAGGACCTGAAGTCGCTGGGCGTGCTGCGCGGCGACCCCGCCGTGGCCGACCGCGGCGCCGGGATCAGCGTGACCGAGTTTCCGCTCAGCACCATCGTGCTGAACGTGAACACCGGCTGCAACCTGAGCTGTACCTACTGCTACAAGGAAGACCTGACGACGCCGTCCAAGGGCGAGAAGCTCGACTTCGACAAGGCGAAGAAGAGCATCGAGCTGCTGCTGAAGGAAGGGGCGAAGCGCGACCGCGTCAACGTGGTGTTCTTCGGCGGCGAGCCGCTGTCGAACATGCGGCTGATCAAGGCGGTCACCGCCTACGCGGAAGAGCGTTGCCGCGAGGAGGGCAAGCAGGTCGACTTCTCGCTGACCACCAACGCCACGCTGCTCACCGAAGAGATCGCCGACTGGTTCAACGAACACGCCTTCGGCATCTCGATCAGCATGGATGGCCCGCAGGCGGTGCACGACCTGCGCCGCAAGACGATAGGCGGCAAGGGCACCTACGAGGTGGTGGCGAAGAAGGCGCGCATGCTGCTTTCGCGCTACACCTCGCGGGCGGTCGGTGCGCGGGTCACGCTGACCGCAGGCTATTCCGACGTGGCGGCCATCCACCATCACCTGAAAGACGACATCGGCTTCGCCGAAGTGGGCTTCGCGCCGGTCACCAGCAATCCGATCACCACCTTCAACCTGGTCGGTGACGAGTTGCGCGCGGTGTTCGACGCGATGAAAACGCTGGGCCGCGAGTACGTCGAGGCGGCAGTCGAGGGCCGCAACATCGGCTTCTCGAACATGCACCAGATGCTGTCCGACCTGTACGAGGGCCGTCGCAAGGCGCTGCCCTGCGGCGCCGGCATCGGGCTGCTGGCGGTCGATCACAAGGGCGAACTGAATCTCTGCCACCGCTTCACCGGCTCCGAGCTGCCGACCTTCGGCAACGTCGATACCGGCATCGCGAAAGCGGAGCTGGGCGCCTTCCTCGAAGGCGCGCTTGACCGCTCGGAGCGCGGCTGCTCGACCTGCCGCATCCGCAACCTGTGTTCCGGCGGCTGTTACCACGAGTCCTACGCCAACTTCAGCGACCCGCATTCGCCGGTCTATCACTACTGCGAACTGCTCAGGGAGTGGGTCGATTTCGGCATCGAGGCCTACCTCGAAATCCTCGAAAAGAACCCCGCCTTCCTCCACAAGCACGTCGCGAACAGGAGCTCTGAACTATGA
- the peaA gene encoding quinohemoprotein amine dehydrogenase subunit alpha, which produces MHRTVLNRRSQRALALATGLLTQLCVAGAYAAAPAGEALVNTKCASCHSAKGDGKWDRISESRRTPEGWDMTVARMTFAHGVKLSHDERGAIVKYLSDAYGLSPDESAAHRYIVDRTPSVVEHPENKLIGDTCARCHSYGRIAVQRRTEADWRKLVHFHVGQFPAIEIQAGGRDRNWFDIATGEAAVELGKVYGFESDSWNTWKAQKPADASGSWRLVGHKPGTGAYEGTATVKRTGNDAYSVSMTVRYENGTSEQLTGSALVYTGHEWRATLKSGEREINQVMTLADGGRSLSGRWFESGYDAIGGTLRAVRADGATPMVLSVQPAALKAGTRGRLVINGVGLDGDVSLGNGVKVVSVAERSAERVVVEVESAKDAVTGPREVKVGNARSGDALKVYQRIDYVKITPDHPMARVGGNGGSMNKVPAQLEALAYTVGADGKQGTADDVQLGAMPATWSFDNLNKVAAEMKDAKFAGRIDQTGLFMTNDAGPNPQRKYRTNNAGELKVTAAVKDGTRTVKATAPLIVTVQRFNDPPIR; this is translated from the coding sequence ATGCACAGAACAGTACTCAACAGGAGGTCGCAGCGAGCGCTCGCGCTTGCCACCGGCCTGCTCACCCAGCTTTGCGTCGCTGGCGCCTACGCGGCCGCCCCGGCGGGCGAGGCGCTGGTCAATACCAAGTGCGCGTCCTGTCACTCCGCCAAGGGCGACGGCAAGTGGGACCGCATCAGCGAAAGCCGCCGCACGCCCGAAGGCTGGGACATGACGGTCGCCCGCATGACCTTCGCGCACGGCGTCAAGCTGAGCCACGACGAGCGCGGCGCCATCGTCAAATACCTGTCGGACGCCTACGGCCTGTCGCCGGACGAGTCGGCGGCGCACCGCTACATCGTCGACCGCACGCCCAGCGTGGTCGAGCACCCGGAGAACAAGCTGATCGGCGACACCTGCGCGCGCTGCCACTCCTACGGCCGCATCGCGGTACAGCGTCGCACCGAGGCGGACTGGCGCAAGCTGGTGCACTTCCATGTCGGTCAGTTTCCGGCGATCGAGATCCAGGCTGGCGGTCGCGACCGCAACTGGTTCGACATCGCCACCGGCGAGGCCGCGGTCGAACTGGGCAAGGTGTACGGCTTCGAGTCCGACAGCTGGAACACGTGGAAGGCGCAGAAGCCGGCCGACGCGAGCGGCAGCTGGCGCCTGGTCGGCCACAAGCCGGGAACTGGTGCCTACGAAGGTACGGCCACGGTAAAGCGCACCGGCAACGACGCCTATTCGGTCAGCATGACCGTGCGCTACGAGAACGGCACGAGCGAACAGCTGACCGGATCGGCACTCGTCTACACCGGTCACGAATGGCGCGCGACGCTGAAGAGCGGCGAGCGCGAAATCAACCAGGTCATGACGCTGGCCGACGGGGGGCGTTCGCTGTCGGGTCGCTGGTTCGAGTCCGGTTACGACGCGATCGGCGGCACGCTGCGCGCCGTGCGCGCCGACGGCGCCACGCCGATGGTGCTGTCGGTGCAGCCGGCCGCGCTGAAGGCGGGTACCCGCGGCCGCCTCGTCATCAACGGCGTCGGTCTCGACGGCGACGTGAGCCTGGGCAATGGCGTGAAGGTGGTGTCGGTAGCCGAGCGCAGCGCCGAGCGCGTGGTGGTCGAGGTCGAGTCGGCGAAGGACGCGGTGACCGGACCGCGCGAGGTGAAGGTGGGTAACGCACGCAGCGGCGACGCGCTCAAGGTCTATCAGCGCATCGACTACGTGAAGATCACGCCCGACCACCCGATGGCCCGTGTCGGCGGCAACGGCGGCTCGATGAACAAGGTGCCGGCCCAGCTGGAAGCGCTGGCCTACACGGTGGGCGCCGACGGCAAGCAGGGTACGGCCGACGACGTGCAGCTCGGTGCAATGCCCGCGACCTGGTCCTTCGACAACCTGAACAAGGTGGCGGCGGAAATGAAGGACGCGAAGTTCGCCGGCCGCATCGACCAGACCGGCCTGTTCATGACCAATGACGCCGGCCCCAACCCGCAGCGCAAGTACCGAACCAATAACGCGGGCGAGCTGAAGGTGACCGCCGCGGTCAAGGACGGCACGCGCACGGTCAAGGCCACGGCGCCGCTGATCGTCACCGTGCAGCGCTTCAACGATCCCCCGATCCGCTGA
- a CDS encoding helix-turn-helix domain-containing protein, which yields MNTVESTREMLSHEQPVGPQVCCFVTEDPCQHADSLPQWSQEYLQLTSGEFRGRIVEMSSGPVQLFRESMDQVIDEKGHPRPSSYTFGVPINVHPDGYWQAQEVRRDSLLTLLPGEELHFRTPRMSDIFVAVIDADTLDGYAESVLGREVASVVARTQMQTLQSGAAMRYRQVLHEVMCCVQSTPEVLQHAASCQAVSESIINASLTALLSISERPERSRGGHAIHRAIVERARQYILANRDAPPSVSDLSVHLKMSRRGLHHAFMNVLGISPVTFLRYVRLHGVRKDLLHGGPDMSVSSAACKWGFWHMGMFSSYYKALFGESPSSTLKRPPQVRAQPWSSGTGDWPFPGLSD from the coding sequence GTGAATACCGTTGAATCCACCCGCGAGATGCTGTCGCACGAACAGCCGGTCGGTCCCCAGGTGTGCTGCTTCGTCACCGAGGATCCCTGTCAGCACGCGGACAGCCTGCCGCAGTGGTCGCAGGAATACCTGCAACTGACCAGCGGTGAGTTCCGCGGCCGCATCGTCGAAATGTCGTCCGGCCCGGTGCAGCTGTTCCGCGAATCGATGGACCAGGTGATCGACGAGAAGGGCCATCCGCGGCCGTCGTCCTACACCTTCGGCGTGCCGATCAACGTGCATCCGGACGGCTACTGGCAGGCGCAGGAGGTGCGCCGCGACAGCCTGCTCACGCTGCTGCCGGGCGAGGAACTTCACTTCCGCACACCGCGGATGTCGGACATCTTCGTCGCCGTGATCGACGCCGACACGCTGGATGGCTACGCCGAATCGGTGCTCGGGCGCGAAGTCGCGAGCGTGGTGGCGCGGACGCAGATGCAGACACTGCAGTCAGGTGCGGCGATGCGCTACCGGCAGGTGCTGCACGAGGTGATGTGCTGCGTGCAGTCGACACCCGAGGTGCTGCAGCACGCGGCCTCCTGTCAGGCGGTATCGGAATCCATCATCAATGCATCGCTCACCGCGCTGCTGTCGATTTCCGAGCGACCCGAGCGCAGCCGCGGCGGCCACGCCATCCACCGCGCCATCGTCGAACGCGCCCGGCAGTACATCCTTGCCAACCGCGACGCGCCACCATCGGTCAGCGACCTCAGCGTGCATCTGAAGATGAGCCGGCGCGGCCTGCACCATGCCTTCATGAACGTGCTGGGCATCAGCCCGGTCACCTTCCTGCGTTACGTGCGCCTGCACGGCGTACGAAAGGACCTGCTGCATGGCGGCCCGGACATGTCGGTCAGCAGCGCCGCCTGCAAATGGGGCTTCTGGCACATGGGCATGTTCTCGTCCTACTACAAGGCGCTGTTCGGCGAGTCGCCGTCGTCCACGCTGAAGCGACCGCCGCAGGTGCGGGCGCAGCCGTGGTCGTCGGGCACCGGCGACTGGCCCTTCCCCGGATTGTCGGACTGA